Genomic segment of Lepus europaeus isolate LE1 chromosome 6, mLepTim1.pri, whole genome shotgun sequence:
CGTATACTGTGCCTGGTGCTCTGGAGTCGACAGAGCACAGCACACACAACCTTCCCATGCGGGCCGTAGACCAACAAACTCCCCACAGCATCAgaaagaggacacacacacacacaaaattttttttacaggcagagttagacacagagagagagacagagagaaaggtcttgcttttccattggttcactccccaaatggccgctatgcccggcgcgctgcgccgatctgaagccaggagccaggtgcttcttcctggtctcccatgccaggggtacaggggccaaggacctgggccaccctccactgcctacccgggccacagcagagaactggactggaagaggagcagccgggacagaactggcgccccaaccaggactagaacccagggtgccagcgccgaaggcggaggattagccaagtgagccccggcgccggccaacaaagaattttttaattataaaaatattcattaaaaagaggaaaaatatttgGGGTGGGGATTTGATGCTTGTTGTTTCCAAAAATGACAAAGCAGctgtcatgggaaaattttacttTCATTGGGCTTTACTACATTGCTATttacttttccttattttcttgagGTCATGTGATGTCAGAATTCtttttgctattctttttttccattcttcttctttttaaggattatttatttatttgaatgtaagagaaaaaaagacagaggaagagtcagagaaagagagatcttccatccactggctcactccctaaatggccacaacagcaggtggcagctttaccttctatgccacaatgctggcccctggctattccttttttaattaaaatttatttatttatttattttaaaggcagggagagacacagagaaagagagagagagatcatcatcttcctcccactgcttcactccccaaatggccacaatggctggggttggcacAGCCatagcttgaagccaggagctgggaactccatctgggtttcccacgtgagtggcaagggtccaagcacttgagccattagcaaagagctaggttggaagtggagcagccgggacttgaaccagcacttgctTATAGGATGCCTGgatcccaggcagaggcttaacccactgggccacaacatcagcctctCTTAGTTCTTTTTAGGGTACAAAACAGGCTCAGAAAGGCAGTGGGCTACAAAAGTAGGTGCCCGGTAACTCAGAAGGGAAAAGCATTCCTTGAGAAGCAGGAAGATAAAGGTAAAAATCAAGACTGATGGCAATGTAGAAAGACAGGCAGTCTTGGAAGAGCAAACAGAGTGAAGTAATCTTAGAAAGCTATTGAGCTTCTCTGAGCCTAGTGGCACCGCCTGATAAACAGGTTTAACAATAGCTCTCAAACGGACATTGTGAGATCTGACCATTGTTTGTAGTCCTTTTccatactcctgaggaacagtggtttttctacttgttgaattcttattgtttttaagatttattttatatatctgaaaggcagagttacagagagagagagggagagagaaagagaaatcttccatctgttgggtcactcccttaatagccacaatagctggggccgggccagatggaagccaggagcttcgcctggttccccacgcgggtgcaggggctctcgcacttgggccatcctctgctgctttcccaggtgcaccagcagggagctggagcagaagtggagcagcaggactcaaactggcacccacaggaggatgtcggtgccacagatGGCACTCttacccactatcccacaatgctggccccttgtggAATTCTTTATtaagttaagcttgtgattatgaaagaaattgaaagtatgtcattgtaaaaattaaaataataataataaaatgaggagggggaatgggagggagagaggtcagagtggggagtatcattatgctcttaaaactattgtatatacaaaatataggAAACTTgttctttttataaattaaaaaaaaaaaacagctctcaaATACTCATGTAACAAGCTGGCAGGTGCTGGTTTCAGCAGCTTTTACACTACACAATGGACACATTAGACTGTATCCCTGGATTCCATTCTGTGGGCTGGCTCAGCCAACCAGGGGTCAAGGGTAATTGACACAAGTCcagacactgcttaggacaccgCCAGCACATACTGGAGaatctggttcgagtcccagctatgaATCTGAGGACAACTTCCTGCcggcgcacaccctgggaggcagcagatggtggcccaagtccttgggtcccggccacccacatgggagacccagatgagttccaggctcttgacttgagcctagcccagccccagccattgcaggcatttggagagtgaactaatggatttttctttttatctctctgtctttcaaatacaatgaaaataaattttaaaaatatactttgagAAAAAAAGTAGCTATACTAAACATGTataaactggttttttttttttttttgtcattattccctaaacagtgCAGTGTAGCACCTATTGCCCTAACGTTTACATTGTATTACATATTGTAAGGAATCTAGCCATGGTTTAAAGTACATGAGGGTGTATGCAAGTTATATGCGACTGCAATGCCATTTTATGTGAGGGACTTGACACCCACAGAGTTTGTTATCTCGGTTGCGGGGATTCCCATGACAAATGCACAAATTAATTCTCGTGCCAACTGTATTTAGTAGCTGTGATTACTCTAGTTTTAGAAACAGAAACTAAGATTCAGAGATGTTAAATAACTTGCCAAGGTCACAAGCTAGTGAGTGGGAAGGCACACAAACCAAGGCCGTCTGACACCCAAGCCTGTGTGCTGACCACCACACCAACCCACTGCTGCAGAAGGCTAGGTGGGGCACACTCGAATGGGTGTGAACAGAGCAGTGTGGCTGCAGCAAAGCTGTTCTGGGAGGCTGGGACCCCCCACAGGGCCCGATATGACCAGGATGAGGAACCAAGAGAGATTCTGCAGCACGAGAGGCCTTGGCAAGCCACTAGGGAGGACAATATCACCGCAGGAGGAGAGAAAGGATGGGGCCAGAAGACAGTAAGACTCTCTCAGGGTGGCCGTTTGGCACAGGGACTGGGATGCCACTTGGAGCACCCGCATTCTGTTTCatagcacctgggttcaagttctgactctgtTCCGGATTCAACTGCCTCCTAATggccactctgggaggcaggaggtgttGATTCAACTACTTGGGGCCTTACCCATAGGAGGCCTAGCttgcattctgggctcctggcctcagcctggcccagccccactattgcaggaatctggggagtgatccagcagatgagagctctctttgtctcttttcttttctttctttttttttttttttaaagatttatttatttatttatctaaatagcagagttggagagaaaagagggatatagagaaagacatcttctatccaatggttcactaaccaaatggtccctacagccagggctgggccaggctgaaaccaggaaccaggggcttcatctgggtctctgacatgggtggcaggggcccaagcacttgggccatcttctgctgccttctcaggcacattagcagtgtgctggcctggaagtggagcagccaggcctcgaactagAACTCTattggatgccaacatcacaggccaCAGCTAACACCGGCCCCTCTTTCGTCCTTcaaacatagaaaataaattttttttaaaaatgtttaggggctggcactgtggtgtagctggtaaagccatcatctgcagtaccggcatccatgtaactctgactttcaaataaataaatattttttaaaaatttataaagatgtatttatttatttgaaaggcagttacagagagagagaaggagagagagagagagagatctcccatttgctggttcattcctcaaatagccaaaatggcaggagttgggccaggctgaagccaggagccaaggtcttcttctgggtctcccacatgggtagcagggcccaagcacttgggccatcctccactgcttccccaggtgcattagcagggagctggatcagactggagcagccaggactcgaatcagcatccatatgggatgccggcatcccacgtggtggCTTTGCtgactacaccacagcgctggcccccaaagcattttctttttctttttcttttctttttcttttcttttttttctttttttttttttttttgacaggcagagtggacagtagagagagacagagagaaaggtcttcctttgccgttggttcaccctccaatggccactgcggccggcgcgctgtagccggcgcaccgcgctgatccgaagccaggagccaggtgcctctcctggtctcccatggggtgcagggcccaagcacttgggccatcctccactgcactccctggccacagcagagagctggcctggaagaggagcaaccaggacagaatccagcaccccgaccgggactagaacctgctgtgccggcgccgcaggcagaggattagcctattgagccgcggcgccagccccaaagcattttttaaaaagattttatttatttatttgaaaggtagagttacacacagtgagaagaagagacggaaaggtcttccttccattggttcactccccaattggctgcaatggccggggctgcgccaatccgaagccaggagccaggagcttcttcccgatctcccacatgggtgcaggggcccaagcacttgggccatcttccactgctttcccaagtcatagcagagagctggatgggaagaggagcagccgggaccagaaccgacgcccatatgggatgccagtgccggaggtggaggattaaccttctgtgccatggcaccggccccacccaaagcctttttttttaaacaaatctctctctctccctttttttttttttttttaagatttatttatttatttgaaaggcagagttacagagaggcagaggcagagagagagagagctctttcatctgttggttcactccccagatggccgcaatggccagagctgtgcccatctgaaatcaggagcaaggagcttcttccaggtctcccacacaggtgcagggaccccaggacctgggccatcttccactgctttcctaggccatagtaaagaggctggatcagaagaggagcagccgggacacaaaccggtgctcattggggatgctggtgctgcaggcagaggcttggcccattacgccacagcgccagccctaataaataaatctttaggaaaaaaaagaatctcatgaGTGAgattgatgggggtgggggtgggggtgggggtaggggtgtgtGAACCCCTGTGCATAGAAGGAGGCAGTGTGCACAGAAAGGAAGGGGCCAATAGGAGTGAGAAGAGGAGGCCAAGTGACCCACAACCTCAGCAGCACTTCCTAGGGAGGTGCTCCTTTATACCATCTCAGTTCCTGTAAGGTcactctgcctcctccccactgCTGCCCTCCCACAGTGGCCTTTTCTCATCTGTCCCCACATCAGGGCTTTGGTCACCACatggctgcctcctcctcctgcaggtcTCAGCTCAAATGTCGCctccccaggaagccctccctgactccTCCAGCTGGCAGCGTCACCAGAACCGGCCACTAGCTAGTACGTGTCCGTGTAACACTTGTGAGAACATGAAGTCATCCTATGGACTGAGTTATTGGCTTCGTCACCGCCCAGTGGAAGGTAACTCCATGACAGCAGGTACTGTTTGTCCTGCTCATGCCAGGATTCTCAGCATCCTAAACAGCACCTGATGTCCCGCACgtgtctgttgaatgaatgaagcagGACGAGTGGAAGCAATGGAACCAAAGACCAGACGTTGGGAAGTGAGGGGAAGTGGAAGCTGGGCAGCTGTAGGACTCAGGTTCAGGTGATGTGCGCCAGCAGGGGGACAGGTCCTAGgcaggaggcagaagcaggggaTGGGAGGCTGGGGTAGAAATGCAGTGGGGACAACAGATAcccgcctgtgtgtgtgtgggtgggtggggtaaGTGCTCAAGAATAAGGGAGCAGAATGTGAATGAGCCTGGGACCCAGAGCAGGGCAACAGCACACAACGCTCACTCTCACATCTTCTGCAAATGAGCAGGAAcaacacccccaccaccaccaacaacaaccaGGAGACTGTGGGACCCAGGTGGTGCTGGGGACTTACCCACAGGACAGCATCTCCCTGGAGGATGGGGAAACGACAGGCAGATGGCCACAGGGGGGCAGGGCCGAGCCAGGGGCCCAGCCGTGCGCAGCGGCCCAGGTCAGGTGAGAAGGAACGCTGTGAACCCGGCCACTTCTTCCTCGATCCAGACCGCCAGGCCAATGGCACTGCAGGGACGAGCCCCTGGACTACCGGTCTCTGGGTAAATGATAggtggggcggggctggcctGAGACCGCCCCCGGCATCCTGCTTCCCCCAGCAGGCCTGCTGGACTGCGGAGTGGGGCTGCCTGCCTGGGCCAAGGCCTCGTTCCCTTGGGAGGGGAGgagccacctgcagctccacctggagagcagcaggaggacagggaggggcAAAGACCAGGAAGTAACCCTGGCCAAGCAAAGCCCGACCAATGAGGGGCTGGCTCCGTCCACGGAAAACCCAGGGGCCTAAGGCAGAGCCCTGGAAGCCCAGGTGCTCAGGCAGGAGTGGCATCTGTGCAGGCGCACCCACCCAGGGTGTTGAGGGACTTTTCCAGCCTCTCACcttgccctggggtgggggagggtggagagccTTGGGCCCTCACTGCAGCAGGTTAGGTACAGGCAGCAGGTGTGGGAAGCTCTGGGTAGGGGGTCGGGGCAGCCTGGACAGGTGGAAAGGCAGAGGGCATCTGGGGCATGGGGTGAACACTGTCAGGACCACAAGAGACTGAGACCAAGGCCAAGTCACAGGTGCATTTATTATCTTCCGGAACACTCTTCCCTCTCCCAGCGGAGCCCAGGGCAGGCCCGACTCTCAGGAGGCAGCCACGCTGCTGCCGGAAGCCGGTCCATGGGGCGGCAGCGTCATGGGCGGCAGGAACAGAGCTTTCAGCTTGCCGGACAGGCTGGCAATCTCGGGATCCTGCGCTTCGTAGGACTTGACCAAGCGGGCAAACTTAAGGACACCTGCAAGAGGGAGTGGACAGTCAGCCCACAGGCCCCAGACTGCAGAATGGGGGGGTGGCTTGAGCTTGTGCTACTGGCTGCTCCCCCTCCAGCCAGGTAGTGTCTGCAAAACAGGGCGCAGGCAGGCCTCAATCCGGCATGGTTTATTTCtgggtttaaagatttatttatttgacagagagagggggcagggacagctcttcccccaaacagccacagtaGCAGAGGCtgacccaggcagaagccaggagcccagagctccatccaaatgttccctgtgggtagcaggggcccaagtactcggaccatccattgtctgctgcttcctaggcgcagtagcaggaagctggatcagaaacagtgtcccaagcagctggcttaacctgctgtgccacaaggctggcccttcCTGCCTGGTTTAGATCAACCACTTCCTGGCTTACCATGGACACAACTGGATGGGATGCAGTGAATGACCACAGCCAAAGCAGTGTCACCCGAACCACTTTACGGTGTAGATGCCAGGTCTGCATCAGGGCCCAAGAgcgctaggaggcagcagggccgAATCAAGACACAGCCAGTGCTCTCACCAGGGCCATCTGATCGCTGAACCCCACAGAGGTGTCACACCTAAAAGCTGGTGGAACGCGGGTCACGTCCAGATCCCTTGGGATCCCCAGCTCTTTACTACCGGAGTCGGTTCCCTCATCACAAAATGAAAGAATGGCGTACCTACAAAAGGCACGTAGGATGAGGGCAGATCTGGGCTCTGAGTGCCCACAGTTAGCCAGACGGCGGCTGCCAAGTGGTGAGAAAGAGGAGGACGACGGCCGACCCGGCGCCCCCTCCCTGGCTTGCCCCTCGCCGGCCTGCCGCACACCCACCTTCCCCGTCGCAGCTGAAACCATAGGCTTTGATAACCTCCTGCTGAATCTGCGTGGCCACAGGCAGCACGAACTGCAGCATCTTGCCCATGTCGTTGCACGCGTTGTCGCGGGCCTCGTCCATGCGCACGGCGTTCTCCGGAGCCGAGAACGCCTGGATCACCTCGGCCAAGACCACTGCGCACCCCAGGCAACGCCGGGGAGAGGGTCCGGGCAGGGCGCCGCAGCGCGCAGGCGACAGGACAGACAGTTAGCGGAGAGAGCCGTGGCTAACTGGATCAACTCGTCCCCCCCGAGTCCGGGGCTCCAGCGGGCGCTAGGAACACCGAGCGCCGGTACCGGGCGTCCCCCGCCCCCGCTGCCCAGAGGACGGagccccgtcccctcccccgccagcGGGCAGCCCACGCGGGACCTGGGATGCTCCTCACCCTTGGCCTGCTCGGCGCTCAGGGGCGCGGGCTGAGCCGAGGCGGACGCCATGGGGCCACAGCACCCGTGGGCGCAGCGCAACGACAGACAAGCTGGGAACAGCGAGTCAGCTCCCAGCAGGGATCCGGCGTCGGCGCGGGAAGAAGGGAAGCAGAATCAGCCGTAGCCGGAAGCCTGCGGGCGTAGTCCTTAACCTGGACTGACCAGCAAACGCTCAAACTAGACCCGGAGGTCTGAGACCCTCTCCCCCCGCCCAACACCAGAAACGTCTGCTATTGAAAAACAAAGTGAATGTGGGGGCTTTCCGGTGCAAACCGGAAAACCTGCTAGACAAATTCGAAAAGAGCTGTAACACTGTCGGGAGGACGGGCCCGAAGCGATCACCGGCCACGCACGAACTCCACAGTTAGTGAGGGTGAGCTCAGAATGGGGTTTCGTTCCTTCGTCTCGCTCCTGGGTGAGCAACGACGTACACTACTTTTCAGCAGAAACGAAGAGTATTCTTAAGAACTTACTGAAATCATTCATCTTTAGAGTTTACGAACGGTTGATACGACCCTATGCAAATGAGCTCCATGTTGATTGGCCGAGAAAGCGGCCAGTCACAGCCTCTTCCTTAAGAACGAAGACACTGATTGGCAGCAACAAAAGTCTGGCGCAGGAGCCCCAAAATGGCTTTCCTCGGCGGTGGCTGATGCAGATTAAAGTCTCCCGCTCCTCCCGCTCCTCCCGCTCCTCGTCGTGGGGTAGTCGAGGCTGCCAGTCACCGACGGCCCTGGCCGGCCGAGCCACGCCCACCGCACCCCAGCTCGGACGTCCACAGCCGGGATGGTGGCACCGGGGGCCCAAGGCCCGCGGCCCAGACCGACCGCGTCTGGTGGGCCTGCCAGAGGCCCGCCCGTGGCCTTCTCCGCCTCGGTGGCTGGGGCAGGAATGGCCCCCGCCGGGCCCCCGCCCGGTCCTTTAGGTCTCTCC
This window contains:
- the C6H12orf57 gene encoding protein C10 isoform X1; amino-acid sequence: MASASAQPAPLSAEQAKVVLAEVIQAFSAPENAVRMDEARDNACNDMGKMLQFVLPVATQIQQEVIKAYGFSCDGEGVLKFARLVKSYEAQDPEIASLSGKLKALFLPPMTLPPHGPASGSSVAAS
- the C6H12orf57 gene encoding protein C10 isoform X2, with protein sequence MNDFMVLAEVIQAFSAPENAVRMDEARDNACNDMGKMLQFVLPVATQIQQEVIKAYGFSCDGEGVLKFARLVKSYEAQDPEIASLSGKLKALFLPPMTLPPHGPASGSSVAAS